One Rhodobacteraceae bacterium M385 genomic region harbors:
- a CDS encoding putative rhamnosyl transferase, translating to MPEVLGILRFSMVLKTNRGFPALVDQSYEDRCELIFAKERMEQRLHLLQTLLFPSLRAQTDFDFRLAVLITTNIPESYLRQLKRLLSGFPQAFIVPVPPSRMLRFGCKVALETAISPDAGRWATFRIDDDDALAADYIARVRSHLKKVNETSALTFNRGVEYSLQKDSEGVMTVDGRPFSGAGLALLAVDDLAAARFPTVYQLGPHRHVAQHLPTICDRGGPAFLRLLHESNVSNATSRPNARKLTEDEKIDLMGHRFPTINLENIEC from the coding sequence ATGCCGGAAGTTCTAGGTATCTTACGTTTCTCTATGGTTCTTAAAACCAACAGAGGATTCCCTGCATTGGTAGATCAGTCTTACGAGGACCGGTGCGAACTCATCTTTGCAAAGGAGCGCATGGAGCAACGACTGCACCTGCTTCAAACGCTTCTTTTTCCCTCGCTGCGAGCACAGACTGATTTCGATTTTCGCCTTGCAGTTTTGATCACGACGAACATTCCTGAATCATATTTACGTCAACTCAAACGGCTGCTTAGCGGCTTCCCACAAGCCTTTATTGTTCCGGTGCCACCCAGTCGAATGCTTCGGTTCGGATGTAAAGTAGCATTGGAAACGGCGATTTCCCCGGATGCAGGAAGGTGGGCGACATTCAGGATTGATGATGATGATGCGCTCGCGGCTGATTATATAGCCAGAGTTCGGTCGCACCTCAAAAAAGTCAATGAGACCTCCGCGCTTACTTTCAACAGGGGAGTAGAATACTCGCTGCAGAAAGATTCTGAGGGCGTAATGACAGTCGATGGTCGTCCCTTCTCAGGTGCGGGACTTGCGCTACTAGCAGTTGATGACCTGGCCGCAGCTAGATTCCCCACGGTCTACCAGTTGGGACCACATCGCCATGTCGCGCAGCATCTTCCCACCATTTGCGATAGGGGCGGCCCCGCGTTTCTGAGGCTCCTTCACGAAAGCAATGTAAGTAACGCGACATCAAGGCCGAATGCTCGAAAATTAACTGAAGACGAAAAGATCGACCTAATGGGCCACCGCTTTCCTACGATCAACCTTGAGAACATCGAGTGCTGA
- a CDS encoding sulfotransferase domain-containing protein: MDRLSVRGIDLKGRKLAAKSLCVITNHKTGTVWLRRVFQAVARTQGKQLHLAQRPEDADSIRALIEDGTCFLFAGNGVRPKVLDDCETMRFVYSVRDPRDVLLSGLNYHLLHSPTPKSPEAIIHTPRDRFGGLTYQQKLRSLPDRLAQLRFEMTHIHSRTVKKMLAWDYSDHRNIAWRYEDMMNDVEMIRFARMLQQLGYEAKAIEDMSVAFREESLFGSRSRTAQSSQHILSGQLHRWKSELPYEFAQLYAKQFGHALVKLGYEIDQTWVERLRDT; the protein is encoded by the coding sequence ATGGACCGGTTGAGCGTGCGTGGCATTGATTTGAAAGGCAGAAAATTGGCGGCAAAATCGCTTTGCGTCATTACCAATCATAAGACCGGGACAGTTTGGCTCAGACGGGTGTTTCAAGCGGTTGCGCGCACTCAAGGAAAGCAACTGCACCTTGCACAGCGCCCTGAAGATGCTGACAGCATACGGGCGTTGATTGAAGATGGAACGTGTTTTCTATTCGCCGGAAACGGCGTTCGACCGAAGGTGTTGGATGATTGTGAAACCATGCGATTTGTTTACTCGGTGCGTGATCCCCGAGATGTCTTACTTTCCGGATTAAATTACCACCTACTGCACTCTCCCACGCCGAAATCGCCCGAAGCAATCATTCACACCCCGAGAGATCGCTTTGGTGGGTTAACCTATCAACAGAAGCTTCGGAGTTTGCCTGATCGGCTCGCCCAGCTTCGTTTCGAAATGACCCACATTCACAGTCGTACCGTGAAGAAAATGCTGGCCTGGGACTACTCCGACCATCGGAACATCGCGTGGCGATACGAAGACATGATGAACGATGTGGAAATGATACGGTTTGCACGAATGCTCCAGCAACTAGGATACGAGGCAAAAGCTATAGAGGACATGAGTGTAGCTTTTCGAGAAGAGAGCCTTTTCGGAAGTAGATCCAGAACGGCGCAGTCGTCACAGCACATTTTGTCTGGTCAATTGCACCGTTGGAAATCAGAACTCCCTTATGAATTTGCACAGTTGTACGCAAAGCAGTTCGGTCACGCGCTGGTAAAACTGGGATATGAAATTGACCAGACTTGGGTAGAGCGCCTACGCGACACATGA